The following are from one region of the Bdellovibrionales bacterium genome:
- a CDS encoding sigma-54 dependent transcriptional regulator, producing MKSRILVVDDEESIREFLNIMLRKEGYDVTCVEDGQQAMDMLKKKSFEMVISDLQMPQVTGLELLKFVKDNYPDVLFLLVTAFGTTETAVEAMKLGAYDYITKPFKLDEVRINISNALRSKNFEMENRSLKRELTKDHSFQNLVGNSSAMHSIYDMVKRVSETPTNILVTGESGTGKEMVAKAIHYNGMFKDKPFISVNCGAIPESLMESEMFGHKKGSFTGAIADKAGLFEAADSGTLFLDEVGELPLTIQVKMLRAIQERVIRRVGSTEDTHVNVRIIAATNRDLEQMVKDGTFRQDLYYRLNVIQIRSPGLRERRDDIPLLAKHFLKKYNERLNKKISGISQEALNILKSYDYPGNVRELENIIERTVALEAGASIIPESLPPFVKTTGGGKQIVSSEGIEITEEGVDLEKIIGQIEKELIIKAIHAANGTKKKAAKLLGITFRSMRYRIEKFNLGSVGDDELDEEG from the coding sequence ATGAAATCTCGAATATTAGTTGTGGATGATGAAGAGTCCATTCGAGAGTTTTTAAACATCATGCTTCGTAAAGAAGGCTATGATGTCACCTGTGTTGAAGATGGTCAGCAGGCTATGGATATGCTCAAAAAGAAATCATTCGAAATGGTGATTTCTGATTTGCAGATGCCTCAGGTGACCGGTTTAGAGTTATTAAAATTTGTTAAAGATAACTATCCCGATGTTCTTTTTCTTTTAGTCACTGCGTTTGGAACTACAGAAACCGCTGTAGAGGCAATGAAGTTAGGCGCATATGATTACATTACCAAGCCATTTAAGCTCGATGAAGTACGTATCAATATTTCTAACGCTCTTCGCAGTAAGAATTTCGAAATGGAAAACCGTAGCCTTAAGCGCGAGTTGACCAAAGATCATAGCTTTCAAAATCTGGTAGGTAACTCTTCGGCCATGCATTCTATATACGACATGGTTAAGCGCGTTTCTGAGACCCCAACTAATATTTTGGTGACTGGGGAGAGTGGAACCGGGAAGGAAATGGTCGCGAAAGCAATTCACTATAACGGTATGTTTAAAGACAAGCCTTTTATATCTGTGAATTGCGGGGCGATTCCCGAAAGTCTTATGGAATCCGAAATGTTCGGGCACAAAAAAGGATCCTTCACAGGAGCGATTGCCGATAAAGCGGGTCTATTTGAAGCCGCTGACAGCGGAACTTTATTTTTAGATGAAGTGGGTGAGCTTCCTCTGACCATTCAAGTGAAGATGCTTCGTGCGATCCAAGAGCGAGTCATTCGTCGTGTGGGTTCTACGGAAGATACCCATGTGAATGTGCGCATCATTGCCGCAACAAATCGCGATCTTGAGCAAATGGTGAAAGACGGCACTTTCCGTCAAGATTTATATTATCGCTTGAATGTGATCCAAATTCGATCACCGGGTTTGCGCGAGCGCCGCGATGATATTCCGTTGTTGGCAAAACACTTTCTTAAGAAGTATAACGAGCGCTTGAATAAAAAGATTTCGGGCATCAGCCAAGAAGCTTTAAATATACTTAAAAGTTATGATTACCCGGGGAATGTTCGAGAGCTTGAGAACATCATCGAGCGGACCGTAGCTCTTGAGGCGGGTGCATCCATTATTCCTGAGAGCTTACCTCCGTTTGTGAAGACGACGGGCGGCGGAAAACAGATCGTTTCCAGCGAAGGAATAGAAATCACCGAAGAAGGTGTGGATTTAGAAAAAATTATCGGTCAGATCGAAAAAGAATTGATCATTAAAGCCATTCACGCGGCCAATGGAACTAAGAAAAAAGCAGCAAAGCTGTTAGGTATTACTTTCCGTTCCATGCGGTACCGAATTGAAAAGTTTAATTTGGGCTCGGTCGGTGACGACGAACTCGATGAAGAAGGGTAG